From Methanocella paludicola SANAE, a single genomic window includes:
- a CDS encoding mechanosensitive ion channel domain-containing protein, whose amino-acid sequence MSLKSRFRYMLVSMLVVVVMALILIIPFFNSSLSIYVSVLAIGLSLALQKYMASFAGYFVIKSSNIFDVGDRIRIGSMKGDVKHIGLFHVILDEVGEDEKMGGELTGRIVHVPNLVVLDQPVLNFSKDYSIKEELISCGYIFDEIRIPLRPGSDVRKAAGILEELLKVENNAVMKDAKAAFTDGLPNFISDLENGPRITVHIEEKVVWIKGRFVTAIAGRNVVKTRISMAFLDRVKGDPDIVVGEK is encoded by the coding sequence ATGTCGCTTAAATCTCGATTCCGTTACATGTTAGTGTCCATGCTCGTAGTTGTAGTCATGGCCCTCATCCTTATCATACCTTTTTTCAACTCGTCCCTGAGCATCTACGTGTCCGTCCTGGCCATCGGCCTTTCGTTAGCGCTACAGAAGTACATGGCCAGCTTCGCCGGGTACTTCGTCATCAAGTCCTCGAACATCTTCGACGTGGGCGACCGCATCCGCATCGGCAGCATGAAGGGCGACGTCAAGCACATCGGGCTCTTCCACGTCATACTTGACGAGGTGGGCGAGGACGAGAAGATGGGCGGGGAGCTTACCGGCCGCATCGTCCACGTGCCCAACCTGGTCGTGCTCGACCAGCCCGTGCTCAACTTCTCCAAGGACTATTCCATCAAGGAGGAGCTCATCTCGTGCGGGTACATCTTCGACGAGATCCGCATCCCGCTCAGGCCCGGGAGCGACGTCAGGAAGGCGGCCGGGATACTCGAGGAGCTGCTGAAGGTCGAGAACAATGCGGTCATGAAGGACGCGAAGGCCGCCTTCACGGACGGCCTGCCGAACTTCATAAGCGACCTGGAGAACGGGCCCCGCATCACCGTGCATATCGAGGAGAAGGTGGTCTGGATCAAGGGGCGGTTCGTCACCGCCATCGCCGGGAGGAACGTGGT